In one Nicotiana sylvestris chromosome 8, ASM39365v2, whole genome shotgun sequence genomic region, the following are encoded:
- the LOC104218761 gene encoding uncharacterized protein, producing MAIKLVVGGITQNVISTYAPQAGLDKEVKRYLWEGMDEVVCGVPLVEKLFIGGDFNRHIRTFASGYGEVHGGFGFGDRNGEGTSLLDFARAFELVIKNSSFPKKEEHLVTFRSTLAKTRIDYLLLRRCDRRMCEDCKVNPTKILATQYRLLMIDFGIILKRKKKIHFSVNQGLVVQGKVEVKKALYLRLVESKDEEERRENRGRYKEARKEIAVTEAKTAAFGYLYEELGVKGGEGEEGS from the exons ATGGCGATTAAGTTAGTGGTTGGAGGGATCACTCAGAATGTTATTAGCACCTATGCGCCACAAGCGGGCTTAGATAAGGAGGTTAAGAGGTACTTATGGGAGGGGATGGATGAGGTGGTGTGTGGTGTGCCACTTGTGGAGAAGTTATttataggaggggatttcaatagGCATATAAGGACATTTGCTAGTGGCTATGgcgaggtgcatggcggcttcgGCTTTGGGGATAGAAACGGAGAAGGTACTTCACTCTTGGATTTTGCTAGAGCTTTTGAGTTGGTGATCAAGAACTCTAGTTTTCCAAAGAaggaggagcatttggttacttttcgGAGTACTTTGGCTAAGACTCGGATTGATTacctcctcctcaggagatgtgATAGGAGGATGTGTGAGGATTGCAAGGTTAACCCGACTAAGATCCTCGCGACACAATATAGGCTCTTGATGATAGACTTTGGTATAATattaaagaggaagaagaagattcaTTTCAGTGTCAACCAAGGATTAG tggtccaaggtaaagtggaagtaAAGAAAGCGTTGTATCTTAGGTTAGTGGAGAGCAAAGACGaggaagagagaagagagaatagAGGAAGATATAAGGAAGCCAGGAAGGAGATAGCGGTCACAGAGGCTAAGACTGCAGCGTTTGGTTATCTGTACGAGGAGTTGGGGGTCAAAGGAGGTGAGGGAGAAGAAGGCTCATGA